GGCGGGCGCGACGTCCTTAACCCGCCCCGCTTTGCCGCGTATGGTTTTGATGAACACGCCAGCACCTGGGAAAGCCCGGAACCGCATCCCGATATCACCGCCACCAACTGGATTTGGTCGCCCAACGACAAGGTGAAACGCTGGGACCGCACCGCGTTTTTTGTGGATAAGACCTTGGACTTTCTACAGCGGCACCAAGGGCAACCGTGCTACGTGAACCTGTGGCCGGACGATACCCACACCCCTTGGGTGCCCAGCCAGGAACGCTTTGGGCTGTACCCCAACGGCCCGGCGGAAGAACGCAAGTTCCGCGCAGTGCTGGACGAATACGACCGCCAGATGGGCCGCCTGTTCGAGGGGATCAAGACCCTGGGGCTGGACGCGCAAACGCTCATCGTCTTTACCAGCGACAACGGCCCGCTCCCCAGCTTTCGCGGCAGTCGCTCCGGCGGCTTGCGCGGCAGCAAATTGAGTCTCTACGAAGGAGGCACCCGAATGCCGTTCATCGTCCGCTGGCCGGGCCACGTGCCGGCGGGTCGCGTGGATGATCAATCCGTGTTATGCGCCACCGACCTGTTTCCCAGCCTGTGCGCGATCACCGGCGTCACGCCGCCCAAAGAGTTTGCGCTGGATGGCGAGGAACGCAGCGCCGTGCTCCTGGGTAAACCCGCGGCCCGGGCCCGGCCGATCTTCTGGGAATACGGCCGCAACACCAACGCCTTTGCCTTTCCCAAAGGCGCCGACCGCAGCCCCAACGTGGCCGTGCGGGATGGCGATTGGAAATTACTCGTCAACGCCGATGGCACCGACGCCCAACTCTACAACCTCAAGACCGACGTAAAAGAAACCACCAACGTGCTGGATCAAAACCCGGAGCTGGCCCTGCGGCTAAAAGAAAAAGCCCTGGCCTGGCGAAAAACGCTGAAGTGATAGTGCGCCGTGCCTTGGCCCGCCCCATACCGAGGAAACGCGACCTCCG
Above is a genomic segment from Verrucomicrobiota bacterium containing:
- a CDS encoding sulfatase-like hydrolase/transferase; protein product: MIITRFHIAAAVTAAGMLLHALPASTAETKPLRPNIIFILTDDMGYGDVGCYGGSFAPTPNLDRMAREGIRFTQYYSASPICSPSRTGATTGMYPARWNITSYLQTRAGNRACEQADFLVPNAPSLARTLKAAGYATGHFGKWHMGGGRDVLNPPRFAAYGFDEHASTWESPEPHPDITATNWIWSPNDKVKRWDRTAFFVDKTLDFLQRHQGQPCYVNLWPDDTHTPWVPSQERFGLYPNGPAEERKFRAVLDEYDRQMGRLFEGIKTLGLDAQTLIVFTSDNGPLPSFRGSRSGGLRGSKLSLYEGGTRMPFIVRWPGHVPAGRVDDQSVLCATDLFPSLCAITGVTPPKEFALDGEERSAVLLGKPAARARPIFWEYGRNTNAFAFPKGADRSPNVAVRDGDWKLLVNADGTDAQLYNLKTDVKETTNVLDQNPELALRLKEKALAWRKTLK